The following proteins come from a genomic window of Streptomyces liliiviolaceus:
- a CDS encoding glycoside hydrolase family 12 protein, producing MAPRTLNTRTTRNVNRIAKALLAPALALGVTVGLASAPASAAIWNSCDQWGNTSLNGYTLYNNIWGSGAGSQCIWANSGTNWGVWANHPNTGGIKSYPNSKKVINKTITSLGSLSSSYNVTVPSAGAYNTSYDIWDTDYDYEIMLWVNYNGAVGPLGTSQGNVTLGGHTWSVYKGSNGANEVFSFLRTSDSNSGSVSILPILKWIKDTKGWMGNETIGDVQFGFEVTSSSGGLDFVTNNLTVSSS from the coding sequence ATGGCACCACGCACGCTGAACACGAGGACGACCAGGAACGTGAACAGGATCGCCAAGGCGCTGCTGGCGCCCGCGCTCGCTCTCGGAGTGACCGTCGGGCTCGCCTCCGCCCCCGCCTCCGCCGCGATCTGGAACTCCTGCGACCAGTGGGGCAACACCAGCCTCAACGGCTACACGCTCTACAACAACATCTGGGGCTCCGGCGCGGGCAGCCAGTGCATCTGGGCCAACTCCGGCACCAACTGGGGAGTCTGGGCCAACCACCCCAACACCGGCGGCATCAAGTCGTACCCCAACTCCAAGAAGGTGATCAACAAGACGATCACCTCGCTCGGCTCGCTCTCCAGCAGCTACAACGTCACGGTCCCGTCGGCCGGCGCGTACAACACCTCGTACGACATCTGGGACACCGACTACGACTACGAGATAATGCTCTGGGTCAATTACAACGGGGCCGTCGGTCCGCTCGGCACCTCGCAGGGCAATGTCACCCTCGGCGGTCACACCTGGTCCGTCTACAAGGGCAGCAACGGGGCCAACGAGGTCTTCTCGTTCCTGCGCACCTCGGACTCGAACTCGGGCAGCGTCAGCATCCTGCCGATCCTCAAGTGGATCAAGGACACCAAGGGCTGGATGGGCAACGAGACCATCGGTGACGTCCAGTTCGGCTTCGAGGTCACGTCCTCGTCCGGCGGCCTGGACTTCGTCACCAACAACCTGACGGTCAGCAGCAGCTGA
- a CDS encoding glycosyl hydrolase family 95 catalytic domain-containing protein, translating into MTAGTRDTPSTSPHGTWEPAPAARWEDAFLSGNGRHGTLVFGDPNDDRVIVTHHTLVRPNGGEHARPPELAAELPAIQDRLLAGDLTAAEEFTDGRPLQWVQPFHPAFQVRLRRPSADEEGDYRRTVDFTTGVAASSCANWRSRVFVSRADDVIVQYVTSPGPALDITLDHRLPGAPDTLGVSDGAVLTPEGAVLTLSARYPGSDRAYTGVTLAVVTGGRTTLTAPGMRVAGAGSVLLLTRVERHTGELDTVARTLELRALLPDGGEPYEGLLKRHLRLHRTAYSRVALTLEADDTERALPGSALLKRPASPALLERLFAAGRYHLLSASGMLPPRLTGLWTGDWDTAWSGAFTTDANLNLQTASAVAGALPEVVEAHARLVHGQLPHWRDNARAVFGTRGVVAPPHTDGESGHTYHFSREYPLHLWTAGADWLLKPLVDHDEARGERDPRLAAALAEVAHFYEDFLTRTDERGHLVVVPSYSPENRPSNPDASWGAVNAAMDLSAARHALLTAAAYHPGPDADRWRALAERLPPHRVNDDGALAEWAWPGLDDTYDHRHLSQLYGVWPLDEINPYDTPELAAAAHRALALRGAENDSAHGHLHHALVAARLRDGERVAHALDRVLAGDFFHASLMSAHYPRRDVYNADAAHTLPALIIESLIQSTPDRLVLLPALPAAFPAGRLRGVRTRFGAEIDLDWSPREVRAVVRPTRTHSVDLRTPSGARRLSLRAGEDRVLTLGPRPTYGEAIPHIPPPMEGTPWHHAR; encoded by the coding sequence ATGACCGCCGGTACGCGGGACACGCCGTCCACCTCGCCGCACGGCACCTGGGAGCCGGCCCCGGCCGCCCGCTGGGAGGACGCCTTCCTGAGCGGCAACGGCCGCCACGGCACCCTTGTGTTCGGTGATCCGAACGACGACCGGGTGATCGTCACCCATCACACCCTCGTCCGGCCCAACGGCGGCGAACACGCCCGTCCTCCGGAGCTGGCGGCCGAACTGCCCGCCATCCAGGACCGGTTGCTCGCGGGAGACCTGACGGCGGCCGAGGAGTTCACGGACGGGCGCCCTCTCCAGTGGGTGCAGCCCTTCCACCCCGCCTTCCAGGTGCGGCTGCGCAGGCCGTCCGCCGACGAGGAGGGCGACTACCGCCGTACGGTCGACTTCACCACGGGGGTCGCCGCATCGTCCTGCGCGAACTGGCGCAGCCGCGTCTTCGTCTCCCGCGCCGACGACGTGATCGTCCAGTACGTGACCTCCCCGGGCCCGGCCCTGGACATCACGCTGGACCACCGGCTCCCCGGCGCCCCCGACACACTGGGCGTCAGCGACGGAGCGGTCCTCACCCCCGAGGGCGCCGTACTCACCCTGAGCGCCCGCTACCCCGGCAGCGACCGCGCGTACACCGGCGTGACGCTGGCCGTGGTCACCGGCGGCCGTACGACGCTGACGGCGCCCGGTATGCGCGTGGCGGGCGCCGGGTCGGTCCTGCTGCTGACCCGGGTGGAGCGGCACACCGGAGAGCTGGACACGGTGGCGCGGACCCTGGAGTTGCGCGCGCTGCTGCCGGACGGCGGCGAGCCGTACGAGGGCCTCCTGAAGCGTCATCTGCGCCTCCACCGCACCGCGTACTCCCGCGTCGCGCTCACCCTCGAAGCCGACGACACCGAACGCGCGCTCCCCGGCTCCGCACTGCTCAAGCGGCCCGCGAGCCCCGCCCTCCTCGAACGGCTCTTCGCGGCCGGCCGCTACCACCTGCTGTCCGCGAGCGGGATGCTCCCGCCGAGGCTCACCGGGCTGTGGACCGGCGACTGGGACACGGCCTGGTCCGGCGCCTTCACCACGGACGCCAATCTGAACCTGCAGACCGCCTCGGCCGTCGCGGGCGCCCTCCCCGAGGTCGTCGAGGCCCATGCCCGTCTCGTCCACGGGCAGCTGCCGCACTGGCGGGACAACGCCCGAGCCGTCTTCGGCACCCGGGGCGTGGTCGCCCCGCCCCACACGGACGGCGAGTCCGGACACACGTACCACTTCAGTCGCGAGTACCCCCTGCACCTGTGGACCGCGGGCGCCGACTGGCTGCTCAAACCGCTCGTCGACCACGACGAGGCCCGCGGGGAGCGGGACCCGCGGCTGGCCGCCGCCCTCGCCGAAGTCGCCCACTTCTACGAGGACTTCCTCACCCGCACCGACGAGCGCGGGCACCTCGTCGTCGTCCCCTCCTACTCGCCCGAGAACCGCCCGTCGAACCCCGATGCGAGCTGGGGTGCGGTCAACGCCGCCATGGACCTCTCCGCGGCCCGCCACGCCCTGCTCACGGCGGCCGCCTACCACCCGGGCCCCGACGCCGACCGGTGGCGTGCTCTCGCCGAGCGGCTGCCCCCGCACCGCGTCAACGACGACGGCGCCCTCGCCGAATGGGCGTGGCCCGGCCTCGACGACACGTACGACCACCGGCACCTCAGCCAGCTGTACGGCGTCTGGCCGCTCGACGAGATCAACCCCTACGACACCCCGGAACTCGCGGCGGCGGCGCATCGCGCGCTCGCACTGCGGGGCGCCGAGAACGACTCCGCGCACGGCCATCTGCACCACGCCCTCGTCGCCGCCCGGCTGCGGGACGGCGAGCGGGTCGCGCACGCGCTCGACCGGGTACTGGCGGGCGACTTCTTCCACGCCTCCCTCATGAGCGCGCACTATCCCCGCCGCGACGTCTACAACGCGGACGCCGCCCACACCCTGCCCGCCCTGATCATCGAGTCGCTGATCCAGTCGACCCCCGACCGGCTCGTCCTCCTGCCCGCGCTGCCCGCTGCCTTCCCGGCGGGCCGACTCCGCGGCGTACGGACGAGGTTCGGCGCCGAGATCGACCTCGACTGGAGTCCGCGGGAGGTCCGGGCGGTGGTCCGGCCCACCCGCACCCACTCCGTCGACCTGAGAACCCCCTCCGGCGCGCGCCGGCTCTCCCTGCGCGCCGGGGAGGACCGCGTCCTCACCCTGGGGCCGCGGCCGACGTACGGCGAAGCCATCCCCCACATCCCCCCACCCATGGAAGGGACACCATGGCACCACGCACGCTGA
- a CDS encoding beta-galactosidase, whose translation MCATSSSGRVGLGDAVRGRVLFGGDYNPEQWPEEVWHEDVRLMREAGVNSVTLGVFSWAKIEPRPGAREFGWLDRLMDLVHGHGIGVVLATPTSSPPPWLGRLHPDTLPRDADGRTEWWGGRQHFSHSSATYRRHAAAITEDLAARYGSHPALTMWHINNEYCTYDWGDEAAGTFRRWLRDRYGTLDALNTAWGTAFWSQGYGDWAEVLPPRRAHYLNNPTQVLDFKRYTSDMLLECYVAERDIVRRYSPDLPVTTNFMPMWAGQDAWRWAEEEDVVSVDLYPDPRDPFGAQEGALVQDMTRSQARGPWMLMEQAAGSVNWRGVNRPKPRGLNRLWSLQAVARGADAVCYFQWRQSRQGAEKFHSGMVGHAGEQGRTYQEVKQLGAELRRLGAQVTGRHSVSRVAILHEWNAWWAGEQDGRPSREVEYQQVVRAWHRALWEAHITTDFAHPGHDLSAYPLVVVPQLYLLTDPAIDNLVAYVRGGGTLVCGFLTGIADEDDRVRTGGMDERLRELFGIRTLHEWWPLDPGEYAECDGLRGMLWSEEIEAEKAEDVVAHSRYKGGELDGLPAVLRRGRAWYVSTLPEPAALRELLAGVAAEAGVRPVLEGLPAQVEAVRRGDLLFVLNHGREPVTVAVPGEYRDLLGERRVTDTLELGRYGAAVLSP comes from the coding sequence ATGTGCGCGACTAGTTCAAGTGGGCGGGTCGGGCTCGGTGATGCCGTCCGTGGGCGCGTTCTCTTCGGTGGGGACTACAACCCCGAGCAGTGGCCCGAGGAGGTCTGGCACGAGGACGTACGCCTCATGCGGGAAGCCGGGGTCAATTCCGTCACGCTCGGCGTCTTCTCCTGGGCGAAGATCGAACCGCGCCCAGGGGCACGGGAGTTCGGCTGGCTGGACCGGCTCATGGATCTCGTGCACGGACACGGCATCGGGGTCGTCCTCGCCACCCCGACCTCCTCGCCCCCGCCCTGGCTGGGGCGGCTCCACCCGGACACCCTGCCCCGTGACGCGGACGGCCGCACCGAGTGGTGGGGCGGCCGGCAGCACTTCTCGCACTCCAGCGCCACCTACCGCCGTCACGCCGCCGCGATCACCGAGGACCTGGCCGCCCGCTACGGCAGCCACCCCGCCCTCACCATGTGGCACATCAACAACGAGTACTGCACCTACGACTGGGGCGACGAGGCGGCCGGCACGTTCCGCCGCTGGCTCCGGGACAGGTACGGCACGCTCGACGCGCTCAACACGGCCTGGGGGACCGCCTTCTGGAGCCAGGGATACGGCGACTGGGCGGAGGTCCTGCCACCGCGCCGCGCCCACTACCTGAACAACCCCACCCAGGTGCTCGACTTCAAGCGCTACACGTCCGACATGCTCCTGGAGTGTTACGTCGCCGAGCGGGACATCGTCCGCCGGTACTCCCCGGACCTCCCGGTGACCACCAACTTCATGCCGATGTGGGCGGGGCAGGACGCCTGGCGGTGGGCCGAGGAGGAGGACGTCGTCTCCGTCGACCTCTATCCGGACCCACGCGACCCCTTCGGCGCGCAGGAGGGCGCCCTCGTCCAGGACATGACGCGCTCCCAGGCCCGCGGGCCGTGGATGCTGATGGAGCAGGCGGCGGGCTCGGTGAACTGGCGGGGCGTGAACCGTCCCAAGCCGCGCGGCCTCAACCGGCTCTGGTCCCTCCAGGCGGTAGCCCGGGGCGCCGACGCCGTCTGCTACTTCCAGTGGCGGCAGTCCCGCCAGGGCGCGGAGAAGTTCCACTCGGGCATGGTCGGCCACGCCGGGGAGCAGGGCCGCACCTACCAGGAGGTCAAGCAGCTCGGCGCCGAGCTGCGGCGGCTGGGCGCGCAGGTGACGGGCCGCCACTCGGTGTCCCGGGTCGCGATCCTCCACGAGTGGAACGCCTGGTGGGCGGGCGAGCAGGACGGGCGGCCCTCCCGCGAGGTCGAGTACCAGCAGGTCGTGCGGGCCTGGCACCGCGCCCTGTGGGAGGCCCACATCACGACGGACTTCGCGCACCCCGGGCACGACCTGTCCGCATACCCGCTCGTCGTCGTGCCGCAGCTGTACCTCCTCACCGACCCCGCGATCGACAACCTCGTCGCGTACGTACGCGGAGGCGGCACCCTCGTCTGCGGTTTTCTCACCGGGATCGCGGACGAGGACGACCGGGTGCGGACCGGCGGGATGGACGAGCGGCTGCGCGAGCTGTTCGGCATCCGCACCCTGCACGAGTGGTGGCCGCTCGACCCCGGCGAGTACGCCGAGTGCGACGGTCTCCGGGGCATGCTCTGGTCCGAGGAGATCGAGGCCGAGAAGGCCGAGGACGTCGTCGCGCACTCCCGCTACAAGGGCGGCGAACTCGACGGACTGCCCGCCGTGCTGCGCAGGGGCCGCGCCTGGTACGTCTCCACGCTGCCCGAACCCGCCGCGCTGCGCGAGCTGTTGGCGGGCGTGGCCGCCGAAGCGGGGGTGCGGCCGGTGCTCGAAGGACTGCCCGCCCAGGTCGAGGCCGTACGCCGGGGCGACCTGCTCTTCGTCCTCAACCACGGGCGGGAGCCGGTCACCGTGGCGGTGCCGGGGGAGTACCGGGACCTGCTCGGTGAGCGACGGGTCACGGACACCCTCGAACTGGGCCGGTACGGAGCGGCGGTGCTGTCCCCATGA
- a CDS encoding carbohydrate ABC transporter permease produces MSAVTEGAVTGERPGAAGPERPPGRWAAPPRPVWEEEPRRAGLAGKGIALGLACLAVLFPLWIVVVTSLSTKQTISEAGGLVLIPKGVTFIAYQELLSGGQVTRATVVSLGVTVVGTLFSMTVSVLCAYGLSRIGSLGHRWFLMTLLATMFFGAGLIPTYLLVQSLGLTDTYLALILPSAISVFNILVLRAFFMGISPELTDSARIDGAGDWRILWQIVLPLSRAVIAVITLFYAVGYWSAWFNASIYLSDQDMMPLQNVMIQLVQKQEPPVGLGQAIRAGQLSALAVQMAVMVLALLPVAFLSPFVQKHFKKGMLTGAVKG; encoded by the coding sequence ATGAGTGCCGTGACCGAGGGCGCCGTGACCGGGGAACGGCCGGGGGCCGCGGGACCGGAGCGGCCGCCCGGCCGCTGGGCGGCCCCGCCGAGGCCCGTCTGGGAGGAGGAGCCGCGCCGGGCCGGACTCGCGGGCAAGGGCATCGCCCTGGGCCTCGCCTGCCTGGCCGTCCTGTTCCCGCTGTGGATCGTCGTCGTCACCAGCCTGTCCACGAAGCAGACCATCAGCGAGGCCGGCGGGCTGGTGCTGATCCCAAAGGGCGTCACCTTCATCGCCTACCAGGAACTGCTGAGCGGCGGCCAGGTCACCCGCGCCACGGTCGTCAGCCTGGGCGTCACCGTCGTCGGCACGCTGTTCTCGATGACGGTGTCGGTCCTGTGCGCGTACGGGCTCTCGCGCATCGGGTCGCTCGGGCACCGCTGGTTCCTGATGACCCTGCTCGCCACGATGTTCTTCGGCGCCGGGCTCATCCCCACGTATCTGCTGGTGCAGTCGCTGGGGCTGACGGACACGTACCTCGCGCTGATCCTGCCGAGCGCGATCAGCGTCTTCAACATCCTGGTGCTGCGCGCGTTCTTCATGGGCATCTCGCCGGAACTCACCGACAGCGCGCGGATCGACGGGGCGGGGGACTGGCGGATCCTCTGGCAGATCGTGCTCCCGCTCTCCCGGGCCGTCATCGCGGTGATCACGCTGTTCTACGCCGTCGGGTACTGGAGCGCCTGGTTCAACGCGTCGATCTATCTGAGCGATCAGGACATGATGCCGCTGCAGAACGTGATGATCCAGCTCGTGCAGAAGCAGGAACCTCCGGTGGGGCTGGGGCAGGCGATCCGGGCGGGACAGTTGTCCGCGCTTGCCGTGCAGATGGCTGTGATGGTGTTGGCGTTGTTGCCGGTCGCCTTCCTGTCTCCCTTCGTGCAGAAGCACTTCAAGAAGGGGATGTTGACCGGCGCGGTCAAAGGCTGA
- a CDS encoding ABC transporter permease — MAHSTAPRDTAPRDTTTRGGTPVAAASPAPGVTRAEKRALRKALNGGGTFKVRFRRDRTLVLMTLPAVLLVLVFNYIPILGNVVAFQEYDPYISDNGFIAVFHSPWVGFEQFSRLFEDSAFWDAVQNTLVLFALQLVLFFPVPILLALLINSVIRPRVRAVSQAILYLPHFFSWVLVITVFQQIFGGAGIIAQTLRRHGYEGFDLMTDPGIFKFLVTAEGVWKDAGWGVIVFLAALASVSPDLYEASAMDGAGRWRRMWHVTLPALRPVIALLLVLRVGDALTVGFEQILLQRDAVGPGAAEVLDTYVWWNGVRNQDFSYAAAAGLIKGVVSLGLVLAANKVAHLMGEQGVYKK, encoded by the coding sequence GTGGCACACAGCACCGCTCCACGTGACACCGCTCCACGTGACACCACTACGCGCGGCGGCACTCCGGTGGCCGCCGCGTCCCCCGCCCCGGGGGTCACCAGGGCCGAGAAGAGGGCCCTGCGCAAGGCCCTGAACGGCGGCGGCACCTTCAAGGTCCGCTTCCGACGGGACCGCACGCTGGTCCTGATGACCCTGCCGGCCGTCCTGCTCGTCCTGGTCTTCAACTACATACCGATCCTGGGCAACGTCGTCGCCTTCCAGGAGTACGACCCCTACATCAGCGACAACGGCTTCATCGCCGTCTTCCACAGCCCCTGGGTCGGCTTCGAGCAGTTCTCCCGGCTGTTCGAGGACTCGGCGTTCTGGGACGCCGTACAGAACACCCTCGTCCTGTTCGCGCTGCAACTGGTGCTCTTCTTCCCCGTCCCGATCCTGCTCGCGCTGCTCATCAACAGCGTGATCAGGCCCCGGGTACGGGCGGTGTCGCAGGCGATCCTCTATCTGCCGCACTTCTTCTCCTGGGTGCTGGTCATCACCGTCTTCCAGCAGATCTTCGGCGGCGCCGGCATCATCGCGCAGACCCTGCGCCGGCACGGCTACGAGGGCTTCGACCTCATGACCGACCCGGGGATCTTCAAGTTCCTGGTGACGGCGGAAGGGGTGTGGAAGGACGCCGGCTGGGGCGTCATCGTCTTCCTCGCCGCACTGGCCTCCGTCAGCCCGGATCTGTACGAGGCCTCGGCGATGGACGGGGCCGGCCGGTGGCGCCGCATGTGGCACGTCACGCTGCCCGCGCTGCGTCCGGTGATCGCCCTCCTCCTCGTGCTGCGCGTCGGTGACGCGCTCACCGTCGGCTTCGAGCAGATCCTGCTCCAGCGGGACGCCGTGGGACCGGGCGCGGCGGAGGTCCTCGACACCTATGTGTGGTGGAACGGCGTCCGCAACCAGGACTTCAGCTACGCGGCGGCGGCCGGCCTGATCAAGGGCGTGGTCAGTCTCGGACTCGTCCTCGCCGCGAACAAGGTCGCCCATCTCATGGGCGAGCAGGGGGTGTACAAGAAATGA
- a CDS encoding extracellular solute-binding protein, producing the protein MTPNTSAPGPGRRSFLASTAVATVAVAGGMPLLAACGGSDGGKKEGTTSGKDAKKILPTFVAQNVVTPDIASKNGSSLGFTSKLVTADLKTSVSGKLGKGSTIKIMSPFWGSPPKGDNPYYKAMNEKIGANVVWQNQDGNTYDEKLGAVLASSDMPDVVVIPGWNMGGKIPSAIISKMADLGPYLSGDKVKDYPNLAAVPTDAWQRSIFGGKLRGLPMPSSYVANIVPYYRKDIFDEKGYELPTSAAEFLALAKEITSAKAKVWACDDMKWTAFNSFGVLSGSEKPLGWNLVDGKLVYRVETDEYLEALEWTRKLYSAGVVHPDAKAQNQGDSSLRFTAGEVLIYNNDISHWWAKTTEQAAQNKKFRIDGMDIFGHDGGDPTLWAVAPAGIFAFVNKKASKAVIQDVLAAANVTAAPYGTEEYMLTNYGVEGTHYTIKDGTPTKNDKGNLEVLNAFVMLASPASTIAHPDLPDIAKAQVEWQQRMGAFTKKSPFYGLQIIEPARYTNLSNDFEQLEDDIVRGRKKISDMQQAVSDWKSQGGDKLRDWYGKLLDDSGSAQG; encoded by the coding sequence ATGACGCCGAACACCTCCGCCCCCGGCCCCGGCCGGAGAAGCTTCCTCGCCTCCACCGCGGTCGCCACCGTCGCGGTGGCCGGCGGGATGCCGCTGCTGGCCGCCTGCGGTGGCTCCGACGGCGGCAAGAAGGAGGGCACGACCTCGGGCAAGGACGCGAAGAAGATCCTCCCCACCTTCGTGGCGCAGAACGTGGTGACGCCGGACATCGCGTCGAAGAACGGGTCCTCGCTGGGCTTCACCAGCAAGCTGGTCACCGCCGACCTGAAGACCTCGGTCTCCGGCAAGCTCGGCAAGGGCAGCACCATCAAGATCATGTCGCCGTTCTGGGGCTCGCCGCCGAAGGGCGACAACCCCTACTACAAGGCGATGAACGAGAAGATCGGCGCGAACGTCGTCTGGCAGAACCAGGACGGCAACACGTACGACGAGAAGCTGGGCGCGGTCCTCGCCTCCAGCGACATGCCGGACGTCGTGGTGATCCCCGGCTGGAACATGGGCGGCAAGATACCCAGTGCCATCATCAGCAAGATGGCCGACCTCGGCCCGTACCTCTCCGGTGACAAGGTCAAGGACTATCCGAACCTCGCCGCCGTCCCGACCGACGCCTGGCAGCGCTCCATCTTCGGCGGCAAGCTGCGCGGCCTGCCGATGCCCAGCTCGTACGTGGCCAACATCGTGCCGTACTACCGCAAGGACATCTTCGACGAGAAGGGCTACGAACTCCCCACCTCGGCGGCCGAGTTCCTGGCCCTGGCGAAGGAGATCACCAGCGCGAAGGCGAAGGTGTGGGCCTGCGACGACATGAAGTGGACGGCGTTCAACAGCTTCGGTGTGCTGTCCGGGAGCGAGAAGCCGCTCGGCTGGAACCTCGTCGACGGCAAGCTGGTCTACCGCGTCGAGACCGACGAATACCTCGAAGCGCTGGAGTGGACGCGCAAGCTGTACTCCGCGGGAGTCGTCCACCCGGACGCCAAGGCGCAGAACCAGGGCGACTCCAGCCTGCGCTTCACGGCCGGCGAAGTCCTCATCTACAACAACGACATCTCGCACTGGTGGGCCAAGACCACCGAACAGGCCGCGCAGAACAAGAAGTTCCGTATCGACGGCATGGACATCTTCGGCCATGACGGCGGGGACCCCACGCTGTGGGCCGTCGCACCCGCCGGCATCTTCGCCTTCGTCAACAAGAAGGCGTCCAAGGCCGTGATCCAGGACGTGCTGGCCGCCGCGAACGTCACCGCCGCCCCGTACGGCACCGAGGAGTACATGCTCACCAACTACGGGGTCGAGGGCACCCACTACACGATCAAGGACGGCACGCCCACCAAGAACGACAAGGGCAACCTGGAAGTCCTGAACGCGTTCGTCATGCTGGCGAGCCCCGCCTCGACGATCGCGCACCCCGACCTGCCGGACATCGCGAAGGCACAGGTCGAATGGCAGCAGCGGATGGGCGCCTTCACCAAGAAGTCCCCCTTCTACGGCCTGCAGATCATCGAGCCGGCCCGGTACACGAACCTCTCCAACGACTTCGAGCAGCTGGAGGACGACATCGTCCGCGGCCGCAAGAAGATCAGCGACATGCAGCAGGCCGTGTCGGACTGGAAGAGCCAGGGCGGCGACAAACTGCGGGACTGGTACGGGAAGCTGCTGGACGACAGCGGATCCGCGCAGGGGTGA